The Commensalibacter nepenthis genome has a window encoding:
- a CDS encoding IS6 family transposase gives MSIGIYSKLILRSKDDFKGRHFSGLMIIQAVNWYLRYCLSYRDIEELFLERGVSVDHSTLNRWVLRYAPLLEKRLRSYRKPHCGEVRIDETYIKVKGQWKYLYRAIDKNGTAIDFLLTAKRNIKAAQPFFRKAFKKDGLFAPTYIGTDKASPFPKTIQTMKNEYILPNHCVHETKKSLQQGIENDHFRVKRIIPKNGCFQSFHTARKTLNGYEAILWIKKGLGFKGKWTINEQIKLIQSIFGLNNNIPV, from the coding sequence ATGTCTATTGGTATCTATAGCAAGCTTATATTAAGATCTAAGGATGATTTTAAAGGTCGCCACTTTAGTGGGTTGATGATTATCCAAGCGGTAAACTGGTATTTACGCTATTGTCTTAGCTATCGAGACATTGAGGAATTGTTTTTAGAGCGTGGAGTAAGCGTTGATCATAGCACGTTAAACCGTTGGGTATTACGCTATGCACCACTATTAGAAAAACGTTTGAGAAGCTATAGAAAACCTCATTGTGGTGAGGTGAGGATTGATGAAACCTATATCAAAGTAAAAGGTCAGTGGAAGTATCTATATAGAGCCATTGATAAGAATGGAACTGCTATTGATTTCTTATTAACAGCTAAAAGAAATATCAAAGCAGCACAACCTTTCTTTAGAAAGGCGTTTAAAAAAGATGGTCTATTCGCTCCAACCTATATTGGAACAGATAAAGCATCTCCTTTTCCAAAGACCATACAAACCATGAAGAATGAGTATATCCTTCCCAATCACTGCGTTCATGAAACAAAGAAATCTTTACAACAGGGAATAGAAAATGATCATTTTAGAGTAAAGAGAATTATCCCAAAGAATGGTTGCTTTCAGTCTTTTCATACAGCAAGAAAAACACTCAACGGATATGAGGCCATTCTCTGGATTAAAAAAGGACTGGGTTTTAAAGGAAAATGGACAATCAACGAACAAATAAAGCTCATTCAAAGCATATTCGGTCTAAATAATAATATACCCGTCTAA
- a CDS encoding beta strand repeat-containing protein has product MAVQSGGLSSTGSIIANQTLTAILDGDVNNNNVIFASLGAVQGAGVHLTINGNYTISEDGGLTSGGDLWVTANTITNNGVFIAANDVNLTVASLTNNVKGLISSTNNLTITSSGNIDNFGVLQTDQGSMTINAMGDVKNTGGLIRTQSANGDITLNANSFENKYVGTLSTENVNNTTVYNTAINADGQEYEGLTNRQVVDTYTTTTGIVGLGQYYYNSDVKILKIGAPEGLYTQDGKPASGYVYYFLSEGAGNSNTRVEVTGIGTKTTLNGTSAIIFAGRDLKITTIGAITNDVSHIEAGRNMQLAGASLDNVGYQNDMVFTVTCFNKQFCRTLNPKDPSQITNPFFGDFGGHSMTNPPKKVWGDNTVNTGLSGSIVAGGTLIGQFSGQVNNTTIIEHALDNQFTNANPDLPSGKYAQTTDGQKGKDGLTGPGNSQLTSNGSDMNTLKGQGNNLGYSGVTNPQGIDPGLHVNLPGFNGSGSVTIDDILSSITGGQALFRPNPNVNGGNSSLNGIAGGGITGGGSNTGTGNSGGTHNVSNNHDVSINGAPSVQSPNNTGNNVSNSSGVAINGVPSVQSPNNTGNNVSDHSGVAMNEAPSVQSPNNTGSLVNNSSGIIINGNPSENSPNNTGNTVSVGGIIVQNPTQPNVNTSSVSPGSNYLIETRPQYTSINSFYGSQYLLDRLSISGSYTFLGDSGFDTQYIQQQYIQATGQSYPGGTYKTASDAMKTMLDNASHQKDKLGLQFGTALTSEQQAALDEDIVWYVPQVVDGQTVLVPKLYLSPKTDVLAGAAIKGKDVSITAGSIYNSGLMQGTNSIALTATNGDISNIGGTIKGGKISLNAQNGSVINADTVNDYLVNGGKGSYLGSQGQIIASDTLGIKASDSIITHGGTIQSGSDLAMQAGSINIGSIELNAGASSVTHASDGTLAFNGSQIKNYGTTIKAGGNASLQSTVGDLDFSGSTLNAGGNVSLASAGNIGLNAVTDSGFSDIKGNKSGAFNHSSFQSTNSYTNEVGSTITSGGQLDVVAKKNISIAGGLVAKNDVNVIAKEGGITENALTSTSDNYAYHHTSKTGFFGNETGLSAQVGTKKSTTKNTSSSVTHTGSTIASTGGGVNMSANGDININGSNIIAKQDVNMTGDSINFNTVTNTSNNDKSHKDSFTGLTVGASGILSSAAQSGFSAANATDSNMQMLNAANLGYAGLNAGMGKAGLLGANGSKGVDYSLIGATATIGHESNKSHTITQTTTDVGSNVTAGGKVNINAKNDINATGSNISGNDVIFNAGGDINLNAGYKTSESKSTSSSNKFGVGATTSLGAKGGSFGLTGNVSFGFGNSKSSSKTAIDTVVNGTNSVTINNQNGSLNLNGAQITNKNADGTISDGSITINTGNLNITTPQNTNKFDSDQFNVGISASTPIGSGFGWSKGDAPEVPYSNSSPFGLYQNMHNDYKSTEKTQSGISAGKGGLDVNVSGTTTLNGGSITSAADASKNQITTGSLVANSLDNHSEWSGLNIKGTETVSNKHGINAIGTQNGQEVMGIPGNVLGTAATGFTGNSISHDEHSVTSSVIGGNITINSGSTTGIVSRDPDAANGYIKDQFNAAEINSNFALQNKATEVMNNYANLGINTVVTANNNAEKKQKDDLHTTINTATQGDKDLNTSLNKAVDQNDDFSLVNKNNASALAGGLSAIGGAIIGGGNVGTTTAGVAGGLVGNAIYNNVFPTDRPLGKDKNPLDPKSPNYKKDESNIGNKTGLTEDATTNMNKTNEKNKENTNKEPKYDDQTDLNKLGSSIIKDGIIGGMGALAGILTGGNIAIDTATGGLTGLTMKPPALKQKEDPKAKAADKKNIPEQTGDKK; this is encoded by the coding sequence ATGGCTGTGCAAAGTGGGGGATTATCCTCGACGGGGTCTATTATTGCCAATCAAACTTTAACTGCTATTTTAGATGGGGATGTGAATAATAATAACGTTATTTTTGCATCTTTAGGCGCTGTGCAAGGTGCTGGTGTTCATTTAACAATCAATGGAAATTATACTATCAGCGAGGATGGCGGACTTACTTCTGGAGGGGATTTATGGGTTACTGCCAATACTATTACCAATAATGGTGTGTTCATTGCTGCAAATGATGTGAATTTAACTGTTGCAAGTTTAACGAATAATGTCAAAGGGCTTATCTCCAGCACGAATAATTTAACGATTACTTCATCAGGAAATATTGATAATTTTGGTGTTCTGCAAACCGATCAAGGGTCTATGACCATTAATGCTATGGGGGACGTTAAAAATACAGGGGGATTAATTCGCACCCAAAGTGCTAATGGGGATATTACCCTGAATGCCAATAGTTTTGAGAATAAGTATGTGGGGACGTTATCTACAGAAAACGTAAATAACACTACTGTTTATAACACTGCTATTAATGCGGATGGTCAAGAATATGAGGGGCTGACGAATAGGCAAGTCGTTGATACCTATACGACAACGACAGGAATTGTGGGTTTAGGTCAGTATTATTATAACAGTGATGTCAAAATCTTAAAAATCGGTGCGCCTGAAGGATTATATACCCAAGACGGTAAACCAGCTTCAGGTTATGTTTATTATTTTCTTTCTGAAGGCGCAGGCAATTCTAATACGCGTGTGGAGGTTACTGGTATAGGTACTAAAACAACCTTAAACGGAACATCTGCGATTATTTTTGCAGGGAGAGATTTAAAGATTACGACAATTGGTGCCATTACAAATGATGTTAGTCATATTGAAGCTGGCAGAAATATGCAGCTTGCGGGGGCATCTTTAGATAATGTTGGTTATCAAAATGATATGGTATTTACCGTTACTTGTTTTAATAAGCAATTTTGCAGAACGTTAAATCCAAAAGATCCCTCTCAAATAACAAACCCATTTTTTGGTGATTTTGGGGGGCACTCTATGACGAACCCTCCTAAAAAAGTCTGGGGGGATAACACAGTTAACACAGGATTAAGTGGTTCGATTGTTGCTGGAGGAACCTTAATTGGTCAGTTTTCTGGGCAGGTTAATAATACAACCATTATTGAGCATGCTTTGGATAATCAGTTTACCAATGCTAATCCTGATTTACCTTCTGGAAAATATGCACAAACAACCGATGGTCAAAAAGGCAAAGATGGCTTAACAGGTCCAGGAAATAGTCAGTTAACCAGTAATGGTTCTGATATGAATACGCTTAAAGGGCAAGGGAATAATTTAGGCTATAGTGGGGTAACAAACCCACAAGGGATTGATCCTGGTTTACATGTAAATTTACCTGGGTTTAATGGGTCTGGTTCTGTAACTATTGATGATATTTTATCTTCTATAACAGGAGGGCAAGCACTTTTTAGACCGAACCCCAATGTGAATGGCGGTAATTCTAGTCTAAATGGAATAGCAGGGGGTGGAATTACTGGTGGAGGTTCAAATACAGGAACTGGTAATTCTGGGGGAACGCATAATGTAAGTAATAATCATGATGTTTCTATCAATGGGGCTCCCTCTGTTCAGTCTCCTAATAATACAGGAAACAATGTCAGTAACAGTTCTGGTGTTGCCATTAATGGGGTTCCCTCTGTTCAGTCTCCTAATAATACAGGAAACAATGTCAGTGATCATTCTGGCGTTGCTATGAATGAAGCCCCGTCTGTTCAATCGCCTAATAATACAGGCAGTCTTGTCAATAATAGTTCTGGTATTATTATTAATGGTAATCCATCTGAAAATTCGCCCAATAATACAGGGAACACAGTCTCTGTTGGGGGGATTATTGTTCAAAATCCAACCCAGCCCAACGTCAATACGTCTTCTGTTTCACCGGGCTCAAACTATTTAATTGAAACGCGTCCTCAATATACCTCTATTAATAGTTTTTATGGATCGCAATATTTGTTGGATCGATTAAGTATCAGTGGGTCTTATACGTTCCTTGGGGATTCAGGGTTTGATACTCAGTATATTCAACAACAATATATACAAGCGACGGGTCAAAGTTATCCTGGTGGGACGTATAAAACGGCTTCTGATGCGATGAAAACGATGTTGGATAATGCGAGCCATCAGAAGGATAAATTGGGTTTACAATTTGGCACAGCCTTGACCTCAGAACAACAAGCAGCATTAGATGAAGATATTGTTTGGTATGTGCCTCAAGTCGTTGATGGACAAACTGTTTTAGTGCCTAAGCTTTATCTTTCTCCTAAAACGGATGTTTTGGCGGGTGCTGCGATCAAAGGGAAAGACGTTAGTATCACAGCGGGTTCAATTTATAATTCTGGGTTGATGCAAGGAACAAACTCGATTGCGCTAACCGCTACGAATGGAGATATCAGCAATATTGGTGGGACGATTAAAGGAGGGAAAATCTCTTTAAATGCACAGAATGGCTCTGTGATTAATGCGGATACGGTGAATGATTATCTTGTGAATGGGGGTAAGGGATCCTACCTTGGATCGCAAGGGCAGATTATTGCCTCTGACACGCTTGGGATTAAAGCCAGTGACAGCATTATAACCCATGGTGGCACCATTCAATCTGGCTCTGATTTGGCGATGCAAGCAGGGTCTATTAATATTGGTTCGATAGAGTTAAATGCGGGTGCATCGAGTGTGACGCATGCGTCTGATGGCACGTTGGCGTTTAATGGCAGTCAAATTAAAAATTACGGCACGACGATCAAAGCAGGCGGCAATGCGTCCTTGCAATCGACTGTCGGGGATTTAGATTTCTCTGGCAGCACGTTAAATGCGGGGGGGAATGTCTCTTTAGCGTCAGCGGGAAATATCGGTCTAAACGCCGTGACCGACAGTGGCTTCTCTGACATCAAAGGCAATAAATCTGGGGCGTTTAATCATAGTTCTTTCCAAAGCACCAATTCCTATACGAACGAGGTTGGCTCTACAATTACGTCTGGTGGACAATTGGATGTGGTGGCAAAAAAGAATATCAGTATTGCTGGGGGTTTGGTTGCTAAGAATGATGTGAATGTGATTGCCAAAGAGGGGGGTATTACTGAGAATGCGTTGACCTCTACGTCTGATAATTATGCTTATCATCATACAAGCAAGACGGGGTTCTTTGGCAATGAAACAGGGTTAAGCGCCCAAGTTGGCACGAAAAAATCCACGACCAAAAATACTTCCAGTTCAGTAACCCATACAGGCAGCACGATTGCCTCTACGGGTGGCGGTGTGAATATGAGTGCCAATGGTGATATTAATATCAATGGTTCAAATATTATTGCAAAACAAGATGTGAATATGACTGGGGATAGTATTAATTTTAATACCGTCACAAATACATCTAATAATGATAAATCTCACAAAGATTCATTCACAGGATTAACCGTGGGGGCGTCGGGTATATTGAGTTCTGCTGCACAAAGTGGATTTTCTGCTGCGAATGCCACAGATTCGAATATGCAAATGTTAAATGCTGCAAATCTAGGGTATGCTGGTTTAAATGCTGGTATGGGAAAAGCGGGATTATTAGGTGCGAATGGTTCAAAAGGGGTTGATTATAGTTTGATTGGTGCTACGGCAACGATTGGTCATGAATCAAATAAATCGCATACAATCACACAAACGACGACAGATGTTGGATCAAATGTTACTGCTGGCGGCAAAGTGAATATTAATGCCAAAAATGATATTAACGCCACGGGTTCGAATATCAGTGGGAATGATGTGATTTTTAACGCAGGGGGGGATATTAACTTAAATGCAGGTTACAAAACGAGTGAAAGTAAATCAACATCCTCCAGTAACAAATTTGGAGTAGGTGCGACAACTTCATTAGGGGCAAAAGGGGGCAGTTTTGGATTAACAGGAAATGTATCCTTTGGGTTTGGCAATTCTAAATCTTCCAGCAAAACAGCAATTGATACGGTTGTGAACGGAACGAATTCTGTTACGATAAACAATCAAAACGGTAGTTTAAACCTCAATGGTGCGCAAATTACGAACAAGAATGCTGATGGCACGATTAGTGATGGGTCAATTACGATTAACACAGGGAATTTGAATATTACGACACCACAAAATACTAATAAATTTGACAGCGATCAATTTAATGTTGGGATCAGTGCATCTACGCCTATTGGTTCTGGCTTTGGGTGGAGCAAAGGTGATGCACCAGAGGTTCCTTATTCAAACAGTTCACCTTTTGGTTTATATCAAAATATGCATAATGATTACAAGTCAACAGAGAAAACACAATCTGGGATTTCAGCAGGTAAAGGGGGATTGGACGTGAATGTATCTGGCACAACGACATTGAATGGGGGGTCGATCACCAGTGCAGCGGATGCGTCAAAAAACCAAATTACGACAGGCAGCTTGGTTGCCAATTCATTGGATAATCATTCAGAATGGAGTGGTTTGAACATCAAAGGAACCGAAACCGTTAGTAATAAACACGGTATTAACGCGATTGGAACCCAAAATGGTCAAGAGGTTATGGGTATTCCAGGAAATGTTTTGGGTACGGCGGCGACGGGCTTTACAGGAAACAGTATTTCCCATGATGAACATTCTGTAACCAGTTCTGTTATTGGGGGGAATATCACGATTAATAGTGGATCAACAACGGGTATAGTATCGCGTGATCCAGACGCGGCCAATGGCTATATCAAAGATCAGTTTAATGCTGCTGAAATCAATAGCAACTTTGCCTTGCAAAACAAGGCGACCGAGGTCATGAATAATTATGCGAACCTAGGGATAAATACCGTGGTAACGGCGAATAATAATGCTGAGAAGAAACAAAAGGATGACCTTCATACAACGATTAATACGGCAACCCAAGGGGATAAAGATCTGAATACCAGTTTAAACAAGGCTGTTGATCAGAACGACGATTTTTCCTTGGTGAACAAGAATAATGCCTCTGCATTGGCTGGGGGATTATCTGCCATTGGGGGTGCCATTATTGGGGGTGGGAATGTCGGAACCACAACCGCAGGTGTGGCTGGGGGATTGGTTGGAAATGCCATCTATAATAACGTTTTTCCAACAGACAGACCCCTTGGTAAAGATAAAAATCCTCTCGATCCTAAAAGTCCTAATTATAAAAAAGATGAATCTAATATAGGGAATAAGACAGGACTAACTGAAGATGCTACAACTAACATGAATAAAACAAATGAAAAAAATAAGGAAAATACAAATAAAGAACCGAAATACGACGACCAAACGGATTTGAATAAGCTGGGGTCGAGTATCATTAAAGACGGTATTATTGGTGGTATGGGGGCTTTGGCTGGCATATTAACAGGGGGTAATATCGCCATTGATACTGCCACAGGCGGGCTAACAGGCTTAACCATGAAACCTCCTGCGTTAAAACAGAAAGAAGATCCCAAAGCTAAAGCTGCTGATAAGAAAAACATTCCAGAACAAACAGGGGATAAAAAATGA
- a CDS encoding IS6 family transposase, whose product MSIGIYSKLILRSKDDFKGRHFSGLMIIQAVNWYLRYCLSYRDIEKLFLKRGINTDHSTLNHWVLRYAPLLEKRLRSYRKPHCGEVRIDETYIKVKGQWKYLYRAIDKNGTAIDFLLTAKRNIKAAQRFFRKAFKKDGLFAPTHIGTDKASPFPKTIQTMKNEYILPNHCVHETKKSLQQGIENDHFRLKRGIPRNGCFQSFHTARKTLKGYEAILWIKKGLGFKGKWTINEQIKLIQSIFGLNNNIPV is encoded by the coding sequence ATGTCTATTGGTATCTATAGCAAGCTTATATTAAGATCTAAGGATGATTTTAAAGGTCGCCACTTTAGTGGGTTGATGATTATCCAAGCGGTAAACTGGTATTTACGCTATTGTCTTAGCTATCGAGATATTGAGAAATTATTCCTAAAACGTGGGATAAATACAGATCATAGCACGTTAAACCATTGGGTATTACGCTATGCACCACTATTAGAAAAACGTTTGAGAAGCTATAGAAAGCCTCATTGTGGTGAGGTGAGGATTGATGAAACCTATATCAAAGTAAAAGGTCAGTGGAAGTATCTATATAGAGCCATTGATAAGAATGGAACTGCTATTGATTTCTTATTAACAGCTAAAAGAAATATCAAAGCAGCACAACGTTTCTTTAGAAAGGCGTTTAAAAAAGATGGTCTATTCGCTCCAACCCATATTGGAACAGATAAAGCATCTCCTTTTCCAAAGACCATACAGACCATGAAGAATGAGTATATCCTTCCCAATCACTGCGTTCATGAAACAAAAAAATCCTTACAACAGGGAATAGAAAATGATCATTTCAGGTTAAAGAGGGGTATACCAAGAAATGGCTGTTTTCAATCTTTTCATACAGCAAGAAAAACACTCAAAGGATATGAGGCCATTCTCTGGATTAAAAAAGGACTGGGTTTTAAAGGAAAATGGACAATCAACGAACAAATAAAACTCATTCAAAGCATATTCGGTTTAAATAATAATATACCCGTCTAA
- a CDS encoding DUF6911 family protein — MNIKFRLGGYYLQGCDEIRTQLPLINQPSITELMNHLTVLKIRDGVLGLGNDQEENHKPYELRLYSDNHNYLVMMETILPDGDIDIRTFRNPSALDEFTSMLGEPYGAWSIVQNFDLVIKAFKEFLETGDVSRDLLS, encoded by the coding sequence ATGAATATTAAATTTAGATTAGGAGGTTATTATTTACAAGGTTGTGACGAGATAAGAACGCAATTACCTTTAATTAATCAACCATCAATAACAGAGTTAATGAATCATTTAACGGTTTTAAAGATTCGTGATGGAGTTCTAGGTCTTGGTAATGATCAAGAGGAAAATCATAAACCTTATGAGTTAAGACTTTATTCGGATAATCATAATTATTTAGTGATGATGGAAACAATATTGCCTGATGGTGATATTGATATAAGAACGTTTCGTAATCCTTCGGCTCTTGATGAGTTTACATCGATGTTAGGTGAACCTTATGGAGCATGGTCAATTGTTCAAAATTTCGATTTGGTTATCAAGGCATTTAAAGAGTTTTTAGAAACAGGTGATGTTAGTCGAGACTTGCTTAGTTAG
- a CDS encoding cytidine deaminase-like fold-containing protein, with translation MVSAQTRLLAMEAGKQLSDDPNTQLLIANALSNAIAGGTGGLTDLAMGGNGMNGTSLGAIMQAYNQANDPDGGKVDKTTSKVVNNLYDWAMRSLEAASYFPVIGDPASLLLALGYATKGDYKNASLNLAAAAMGIFTVGEGKLIVKGGVEAAEEAQKLLTSKENDTYYSVAKETETKDGTNVDVTVKPTVTAELEVNGQKFTDTNQKARPAEQANKDEPTLIADRINSKKEKTGNDKLPNGNMADAHAEIGAIQQAYKAGLTKDADLTINVVGKDVCGFCRGDIAAAAKESGAKLVTVHAIDEKTNLPKTYIWEPGMKTLKVIEK, from the coding sequence TTGGTTTCTGCGCAAACACGATTGCTTGCGATGGAGGCTGGCAAGCAGCTGAGCGATGATCCGAACACTCAATTGTTAATTGCGAATGCGCTGAGTAATGCGATTGCGGGTGGCACGGGTGGTCTGACTGATCTTGCAATGGGTGGGAATGGTATGAATGGCACCAGCCTTGGTGCGATCATGCAGGCTTATAACCAAGCCAATGACCCTGATGGTGGCAAAGTTGATAAAACCACAAGCAAAGTTGTAAATAACTTATATGATTGGGCGATGCGTTCGCTTGAAGCAGCTTCTTATTTCCCAGTGATTGGAGACCCAGCCAGTCTGTTGCTTGCGTTAGGATATGCGACCAAGGGGGATTATAAGAATGCTTCGTTAAATCTTGCCGCAGCAGCAATGGGTATCTTCACAGTTGGCGAAGGAAAACTCATCGTCAAAGGAGGAGTAGAAGCTGCCGAAGAAGCCCAAAAACTGCTGACAAGTAAGGAAAACGACACTTATTATAGTGTTGCAAAAGAAACCGAAACCAAAGACGGAACCAATGTCGATGTCACCGTTAAACCAACAGTTACTGCAGAATTAGAAGTAAATGGTCAGAAATTTACTGATACCAATCAAAAAGCACGACCTGCAGAGCAAGCAAACAAAGATGAGCCAACTTTAATTGCAGATAGAATAAATAGTAAAAAGGAAAAGACTGGTAACGATAAACTTCCTAATGGAAATATGGCTGATGCACATGCAGAAATTGGTGCGATTCAACAGGCATATAAAGCAGGATTGACTAAAGATGCTGATTTGACAATAAATGTGGTAGGTAAAGATGTATGCGGTTTTTGTAGAGGAGATATTGCAGCTGCAGCAAAAGAATCTGGAGCAAAATTAGTCACGGTTCATGCTATAGATGAAAAGACTAATTTACCTAAAACGTATATATGGGAGCCTGGTATGAAAACATTAAAGGTGATTGAAAAATGA